In the Pyrococcus kukulkanii genome, one interval contains:
- the arcS gene encoding archaeosine synthase subunit alpha, translated as MEVVKHDGPGRLGVIRLDPPVQTPALAGVDFTLSPFNSFFHPKDFSEYDFNLAPSIPISYYTPDEVIKKALKRLWDVDYSKFNAFYFPALKRDKYHEELFRIIEENEFEAIYIGNSKIMVRDYRGFVKTIRELRERFPNAVLITDLEPFFYPLAVYLGVDAFDVRSLKIYEFEGLGFTQFSPIVWDSPNDPVEFAKNVIKLVKVAIQEGKLRYLVENFLPTAMNAGILRIADRENMDYLEKYTPVHDKTVVFISDHSMTRPEVFRWRSRVVERFKPPQGIDLLLILPCSAKKPYSRSRSHALYRKAMKDALGNRLYRVHELIITSPYGVVPREWEWLAKYDIVVTGHWSEWEVKFAGELLAETLEKYPDIPIIAHVEGGYREAVKLAMELTSRDVIFTAGESTTSRESLEKLRKTLAEFDLREVDKAHRRYRFYENVRKVFDFYFGLGAGEAVLPDNAQIVGSKMLRLIVNNSQTGTFQEGVISVTPFGMQRIYDELRAYWVEVDFEIRGDVFSAGVESADDKIRPNDWVGVVRDDRVVAVGRAVLSGEEMVRAKKGIAVKVKKRAKG; from the coding sequence ATGGAAGTCGTTAAGCACGATGGGCCTGGCAGGTTAGGAGTTATAAGGCTAGATCCTCCGGTTCAAACTCCCGCACTGGCTGGAGTTGATTTCACGCTCTCCCCATTCAACTCGTTCTTCCATCCAAAGGATTTTTCTGAGTACGATTTCAACTTGGCTCCTTCAATTCCAATAAGCTATTACACTCCCGATGAAGTGATAAAGAAGGCCTTAAAGAGGCTCTGGGACGTTGATTATTCTAAGTTCAACGCCTTCTACTTTCCCGCTCTAAAGAGGGATAAGTACCATGAGGAGCTCTTCAGGATAATCGAGGAGAATGAGTTTGAGGCAATTTACATAGGGAACTCAAAGATCATGGTTAGGGACTACAGGGGGTTCGTGAAGACCATTAGGGAGCTCAGGGAGAGATTTCCAAATGCCGTGCTAATCACGGATCTAGAACCCTTCTTCTATCCCCTAGCCGTTTACCTTGGGGTTGATGCCTTTGACGTTAGGTCTTTGAAAATTTATGAATTTGAGGGGTTAGGGTTTACCCAGTTCTCGCCCATAGTGTGGGACTCTCCCAATGATCCAGTTGAGTTCGCGAAGAACGTGATAAAGCTAGTCAAAGTTGCAATTCAGGAGGGAAAGCTTAGGTATCTCGTTGAGAACTTCCTACCAACGGCCATGAACGCTGGAATTTTGAGGATCGCCGACAGGGAAAACATGGATTACCTTGAAAAGTACACGCCGGTTCACGATAAGACCGTCGTCTTCATAAGCGACCACTCAATGACGAGGCCTGAGGTTTTTAGGTGGCGCTCAAGGGTCGTTGAGAGGTTTAAGCCTCCCCAAGGAATTGATCTCCTTTTGATCCTACCATGCTCGGCGAAGAAGCCCTACTCAAGGTCAAGATCCCATGCTCTCTATAGGAAGGCAATGAAAGATGCTCTCGGGAATAGGCTCTACAGGGTTCACGAGCTCATAATTACCTCTCCCTACGGTGTAGTCCCCAGGGAGTGGGAGTGGCTGGCAAAGTACGATATAGTCGTTACGGGCCACTGGAGCGAGTGGGAGGTTAAGTTTGCCGGTGAGCTTTTAGCGGAAACCCTGGAGAAGTACCCCGACATCCCTATAATTGCACACGTAGAAGGAGGCTATAGGGAGGCCGTTAAGCTTGCCATGGAACTAACCAGTAGGGACGTAATATTTACCGCCGGAGAATCTACAACCTCGAGGGAGTCGCTTGAGAAGCTTAGGAAAACGTTGGCCGAGTTCGACCTTAGGGAAGTTGACAAGGCCCACAGGAGGTACAGGTTCTATGAGAACGTTAGAAAGGTTTTCGACTTCTACTTTGGCCTTGGGGCTGGAGAAGCAGTTCTTCCAGATAACGCTCAGATAGTCGGCTCAAAGATGCTCAGACTTATAGTTAACAACTCCCAGACCGGAACCTTCCAAGAGGGGGTCATAAGCGTAACACCCTTCGGGATGCAGAGGATATACGATGAGCTGAGAGCTTATTGGGTTGAGGTTGACTTCGAGATAAGGGGAGACGTGTTCTCAGCGGGAGTTGAGAGTGCCGATGATAAAATAAGGCCCAACGATTGGGTTGGCGTTGTTAGAGATGACAGGGTTGTTGCCGTGGGGAGGGCCGTTTTGAGCGGTGAGGAAATGGTGAGGGCCAAGAAGGGAATAGCCGTGAAGGTGAAGAAGAGGGCGAAGGGGTGA
- a CDS encoding proteasome assembly chaperone family protein: MVENKPIELILPKVEGAVLIEGYPGIGLVGHIAANFLAKELEMEMIGYVESSFIPPMTLILEGKPNPPLRFYGKDNIIIAVADIYLPPTLINEIAREMANYLKSVNASKVVSLGGMGIGMFKEKFEVWGVGGTEEENKELENLGVKILKFGSISGMSGKLLWEASRAGLKSYVLLGETFGDRPDPRAAANVVEVLKKMLNIEVSIEPLIKEAEMIEEQLRRMHEQMEEARRKVEKQYETMYL; the protein is encoded by the coding sequence ATGGTGGAGAATAAACCCATTGAACTAATTCTTCCCAAGGTTGAGGGGGCGGTGCTAATAGAGGGATACCCAGGAATTGGGCTCGTCGGTCACATAGCTGCCAATTTCTTAGCTAAAGAGCTTGAAATGGAAATGATAGGGTACGTTGAGAGCTCCTTTATTCCACCGATGACTTTAATTCTTGAGGGCAAGCCAAATCCTCCCCTGAGGTTCTACGGCAAGGATAACATAATCATAGCGGTTGCGGACATTTACCTCCCCCCGACTCTGATAAACGAGATAGCAAGGGAGATGGCCAACTACCTTAAGTCCGTAAACGCAAGCAAGGTAGTATCCCTGGGAGGAATGGGCATAGGAATGTTCAAGGAGAAGTTTGAGGTCTGGGGTGTGGGTGGCACCGAAGAGGAGAATAAGGAGCTTGAAAACCTTGGAGTAAAAATTCTGAAGTTCGGCTCGATAAGCGGGATGAGCGGTAAGCTGCTTTGGGAGGCTTCGAGGGCCGGATTGAAGAGCTATGTTCTACTGGGAGAAACCTTTGGAGACAGGCCCGATCCAAGGGCTGCAGCTAACGTCGTTGAAGTCCTGAAGAAGATGCTCAACATAGAGGTTTCAATTGAACCGCTAATCAAGGAGGCAGAGATGATCGAAGAGCAACTGAGAAGGATGCATGAGCAGATGGAAGAGGCGAGGAGAAAGGTTGAGAAGCAGTACGAGACGATGTACCTGTGA
- a CDS encoding energy-coupling factor ABC transporter ATP-binding protein → MIKFLDVWFWYEEGKPVLKSVSFEFSGGVLGVVGPNGSGKTTLTKMMNGLLKPKKGKVIVEGIDVKEKTVAEMSRIVGYVFQNPEGMFFEETVFKEVAFGPRNLGVSGKELEERVKWALRVVGLEEFEERNPFELSGGEKQRLAIACILAMKPKIIVLDEPTTGLDYRGIKSLEKVLLNLKREGHSIVLVTHDMEFLLRLADTVLLLDKGEVKFYGSVREFFNLDLRQYSLEVPEVLKIAEEIGVGFVRSEEELIKVVLG, encoded by the coding sequence ATGATAAAATTCCTCGATGTATGGTTCTGGTACGAGGAAGGGAAACCCGTGCTTAAATCGGTTAGCTTTGAGTTTTCCGGTGGAGTTCTTGGAGTTGTGGGGCCTAACGGTAGCGGAAAGACGACTCTAACGAAGATGATGAACGGATTGTTGAAGCCCAAGAAAGGCAAGGTCATCGTGGAGGGAATAGACGTTAAGGAAAAAACAGTTGCCGAGATGAGCAGAATTGTTGGTTACGTATTCCAGAATCCTGAAGGAATGTTCTTTGAGGAGACCGTTTTTAAGGAGGTTGCCTTCGGCCCCAGGAACCTTGGAGTTTCTGGAAAGGAGCTGGAGGAGAGAGTCAAGTGGGCCCTGAGAGTGGTTGGACTGGAGGAGTTTGAGGAGAGGAACCCCTTCGAGCTCAGCGGAGGGGAGAAGCAGAGGCTCGCCATAGCATGCATTCTAGCTATGAAGCCCAAGATAATCGTTCTCGATGAACCGACAACCGGATTAGACTACAGAGGAATCAAGAGCCTAGAGAAAGTCCTGCTCAATTTAAAGAGGGAGGGGCACTCAATAGTTTTGGTTACACATGATATGGAGTTCCTCCTCAGGCTCGCCGATACCGTGTTACTGCTCGATAAAGGAGAAGTGAAATTTTACGGAAGCGTTAGAGAATTTTTCAACCTTGATCTAAGGCAGTACAGCTTAGAAGTGCCCGAAGTCCTAAAGATAGCCGAAGAGATTGGAGTCGGATTCGTGAGGTCAGAGGAAGAACTGATAAAGGTGGTTCTAGGATGA
- the nucS gene encoding endonuclease NucS produces the protein MKKIVVRENPTVEDVKELLEFAEKHNGMVTIFARCRVYYEGRAKSELGEGDRIIIIKPDGSFLIHQNKKREPVNWQPPGSVVKIEGNKVVSIRRKPREKLEVELIENYAITVFLAEDYEELSLTGSEAEMAKLIFEKPEVIEEGFKPMFKEKPIKHGIVDILGVDREENVVVLELKRRRADLHAVSQLKRYVDSLKEEYGDKVRGILVAPSLTEGARKLLEKEGLEFRKLEPPKRESRKKSRQRTLDFF, from the coding sequence GTGAAAAAGATAGTAGTTAGAGAAAACCCCACGGTAGAAGATGTGAAGGAATTACTAGAATTCGCCGAGAAGCACAACGGGATGGTTACAATATTCGCCAGATGCAGGGTTTATTATGAGGGGAGGGCAAAAAGTGAGCTTGGAGAGGGGGACAGGATTATAATCATAAAGCCGGACGGAAGCTTCCTGATACACCAGAACAAGAAGAGGGAACCAGTCAACTGGCAACCTCCAGGAAGCGTGGTGAAGATTGAAGGAAATAAAGTCGTCAGCATAAGGAGAAAGCCCAGGGAGAAGTTAGAGGTTGAGCTGATAGAGAACTATGCAATCACCGTTTTTCTAGCCGAAGATTATGAGGAGCTCTCGTTAACGGGAAGCGAGGCAGAGATGGCCAAGCTAATATTCGAAAAGCCCGAAGTAATAGAGGAAGGATTCAAGCCGATGTTCAAGGAGAAGCCGATAAAGCATGGAATAGTTGACATCCTGGGGGTAGACAGGGAGGAGAACGTGGTGGTCTTAGAGCTTAAGAGGAGAAGGGCAGATCTACACGCGGTAAGTCAGTTGAAGAGGTACGTTGACTCCCTTAAAGAGGAGTACGGGGACAAAGTTAGGGGAATACTTGTTGCGCCCTCCCTAACGGAAGGGGCAAGGAAACTCCTTGAAAAGGAGGGACTAGAGTTTAGGAAGCTCGAGCCCCCAAAGAGGGAAAGTAGAAAGAAGTCAAGGCAGAGAACGCTGGATTTCTTTTAG
- a CDS encoding type II toxin-antitoxin system VapC family toxin, translating to MERVVLDSYAILTYLLNEKDAKRVEELLNKARNGEVKVYMNIVNLGEIYYIIARRKDVDVADFIIANLLKSPILFTPADEHLSPIAGRIKAFHKLSHANAFTTATAIDLDATLLTGDEEFKNIKDKVKIEWL from the coding sequence ATGGAGAGAGTAGTGCTTGACAGTTACGCTATACTAACTTACCTCCTCAACGAAAAGGATGCAAAGCGCGTTGAAGAACTGCTAAATAAAGCTAGAAATGGAGAAGTAAAGGTTTACATGAACATTGTGAATCTTGGCGAGATCTACTACATCATAGCACGCAGAAAGGATGTTGACGTTGCTGACTTCATCATAGCCAACCTGCTGAAAAGCCCAATCCTATTCACCCCCGCGGATGAGCACCTCTCCCCAATTGCCGGCAGAATAAAAGCCTTCCACAAACTAAGCCATGCAAACGCCTTCACAACTGCAACAGCAATAGACCTCGATGCAACCCTTTTAACCGGGGATGAAGAATTCAAGAACATTAAAGACAAAGTCAAGATCGAGTGGCTCTAA
- a CDS encoding coiled-coil protein, producing MQVKVDPEEIRRIKRELEALQEERRNIELKLQELQQELNTWIQKRDEKNAEVRRLREKAKEFKAKRDEINAKIKELKKNREEINAKLDLLYQEALEYRTKRDEYRQLRRLKMPKDKIEERIEKLEWELQTNPNITPERERQIVDQIQVLATELEIIQQIERFNNKLQEVRKKIDQLKKARRAISLEIQQLANQSQQFHEQMIKSYQKADEVKKEADEYHQKVVELREKVREIRRQLRELDRKILEYDQKHKELIAYKLVARMLSKRDANFEKAVQALEKFKRGEKLTWDEILLLQRYNLV from the coding sequence ATGCAAGTGAAAGTTGACCCAGAAGAGATTAGGAGAATCAAGCGCGAACTTGAGGCTCTACAAGAAGAGAGGAGGAACATAGAGCTTAAGCTACAGGAGCTACAGCAAGAGCTGAACACTTGGATCCAGAAGAGGGATGAAAAGAACGCGGAGGTCAGGAGGCTTAGGGAGAAGGCGAAGGAGTTCAAAGCAAAGAGGGACGAGATAAACGCCAAGATTAAGGAGCTTAAGAAGAACAGAGAGGAAATAAATGCCAAGCTCGACCTTCTCTATCAGGAGGCCCTGGAGTATAGGACTAAGAGGGATGAATACAGGCAGTTAAGAAGGCTTAAGATGCCTAAAGATAAAATCGAGGAGAGAATCGAGAAGCTTGAGTGGGAGCTCCAGACCAATCCAAACATAACCCCTGAGAGGGAGAGGCAGATAGTCGATCAAATCCAAGTTCTTGCAACTGAGCTCGAGATAATTCAGCAGATTGAAAGGTTCAATAATAAGCTCCAAGAAGTTAGGAAGAAGATAGATCAGCTTAAGAAGGCAAGGAGGGCTATAAGCTTAGAGATTCAGCAATTGGCAAATCAAAGCCAGCAGTTCCATGAACAGATGATAAAGAGTTATCAGAAGGCTGATGAAGTTAAGAAGGAGGCTGATGAGTACCACCAGAAGGTAGTTGAGCTGAGGGAGAAAGTGAGGGAAATTAGGAGGCAACTCAGGGAGCTCGACAGGAAGATACTTGAGTACGATCAGAAGCACAAGGAGCTAATAGCGTACAAGCTGGTTGCAAGGATGCTCTCGAAGAGGGATGCAAACTTCGAGAAGGCCGTCCAAGCCTTGGAGAAGTTTAAACGTGGAGAGAAGCTTACCTGGGACGAGATACTGCTACTCCAGAGGTACAATCTCGTGTGA
- a CDS encoding AbrB/MazE/SpoVT family DNA-binding domain-containing protein, translating into MVTVKVSSKGQIVISKVIREKFGIREGDELEILDFGNEIVIVPIKRDIDLKGILKLEKPLKEIMEEVRKEEEELEAKKWRE; encoded by the coding sequence ATGGTGACTGTTAAAGTTTCTTCGAAGGGTCAGATAGTCATATCAAAAGTTATTCGCGAGAAGTTTGGGATTAGGGAAGGGGATGAGCTTGAGATTCTTGACTTTGGAAACGAGATAGTGATAGTTCCAATAAAAAGGGACATTGACCTCAAGGGAATATTAAAGCTTGAAAAACCTTTGAAAGAAATTATGGAGGAGGTAAGGAAGGAGGAAGAAGAACTAGAGGCCAAAAAATGGAGAGAGTAG
- a CDS encoding AAA family ATPase, which translates to MLFDPRPKEKREELFDREKELSELMHSLVNYPITVLLGIRRTGKSSIIRVSLNESDVVGIYIDVRRAMRRGRISDEKLKTQLLGTIRRVKIKEISLPGIKLEPISIDLPDIFDVLNSYGKKRKRVVVLAFDEAQYFRFYGARGGEDFLLAVAYSYDNHEWLRFLFSGSEVGLLHDFLGFEDSKAPLFGRIYNEITLEPFPRDLSVEFLKEGFREVKIDVPEEHLEEAVENLDGIPGWLVEYGYHYVHTKDHRKALERTFRSAQSLIRSELAELEKRSERYLEILKAISLGMNRWSKIKEYVEVKYGPITNARLSALLKNLEKMSWIKAELQNGKKTYKIVDPVVEKVIRGF; encoded by the coding sequence TTGTTGTTCGATCCGAGGCCCAAAGAGAAAAGGGAAGAACTGTTTGACAGAGAAAAAGAGCTCTCCGAGCTCATGCATTCACTAGTTAACTATCCCATAACGGTATTACTCGGAATAAGGAGGACAGGGAAGTCTTCAATAATCAGGGTTTCGCTGAACGAGAGTGATGTAGTAGGGATCTACATCGACGTAAGAAGGGCCATGAGGAGAGGTAGAATTTCAGATGAGAAACTCAAAACTCAACTCCTGGGCACTATTAGGAGGGTAAAAATAAAGGAGATAAGCCTTCCTGGAATTAAGCTTGAGCCAATATCAATTGATTTACCCGATATCTTTGATGTATTAAACTCATACGGGAAGAAAAGGAAGAGAGTAGTTGTTTTAGCCTTCGATGAGGCCCAATACTTCAGATTTTATGGGGCGAGGGGTGGCGAGGACTTTCTACTAGCCGTTGCGTATTCCTATGACAATCATGAGTGGCTTAGGTTCCTCTTTTCAGGATCCGAGGTGGGTTTGTTGCATGACTTCCTAGGATTTGAAGACTCTAAGGCTCCTCTCTTTGGAAGGATATACAACGAGATAACACTGGAGCCCTTCCCCAGGGATCTTTCAGTTGAATTCTTGAAGGAGGGCTTTAGGGAAGTAAAAATCGATGTTCCAGAGGAGCATCTTGAAGAAGCCGTCGAGAACTTAGACGGGATCCCAGGATGGCTGGTCGAATACGGCTACCATTACGTGCACACTAAAGACCATAGAAAAGCGTTGGAGAGAACCTTTCGGAGTGCTCAATCCCTAATAAGATCGGAGCTAGCAGAGCTGGAGAAAAGGAGTGAGAGGTACTTAGAGATACTAAAGGCAATATCTTTGGGCATGAACCGGTGGTCAAAGATAAAGGAGTACGTTGAAGTTAAATATGGCCCCATAACAAACGCCAGGCTTTCGGCCTTACTTAAGAACCTTGAGAAGATGAGCTGGATAAAAGCAGAACTCCAGAACGGGAAGAAAACTTACAAGATAGTAGATCCCGTTGTTGAGAAAGTAATTAGGGGGTTTTGA
- a CDS encoding DUF473 domain-containing protein has protein sequence MELPLLSGITRRALDALLRNPFRTLEIRSARNYIVLERVREGDLVFLTYESLEDVTKGTEGIVARVVKIERMFQRVPWEESDEREMNICRVQLRLVGLGRIIEVEEKDGMVFVKVREMMHHEMSMG, from the coding sequence ATGGAGCTTCCCCTTCTCTCCGGAATAACGAGGAGGGCTTTGGATGCCCTCTTAAGGAATCCCTTTCGGACGTTGGAAATAAGGAGTGCCAGAAACTATATCGTGCTGGAGAGGGTAAGAGAGGGTGACTTAGTATTCCTTACTTATGAATCGCTTGAGGACGTAACTAAGGGAACGGAAGGTATAGTTGCAAGGGTAGTTAAGATTGAGAGGATGTTCCAGAGGGTTCCCTGGGAGGAGAGTGACGAGAGGGAGATGAACATTTGCAGGGTCCAGCTGAGGCTTGTTGGTCTTGGGAGGATAATTGAGGTCGAGGAGAAAGATGGGATGGTGTTCGTTAAGGTCAGGGAGATGATGCACCACGAGATGAGCATGGGCTAA
- a CDS encoding energy-coupling factor transporter transmembrane component T family protein has product MMFSLYLERDSILHSLDPRVKIIGTAIFMTMGLMIKDPIYSPLIFVFTIIGLKILGKIEVKEQLKVLKPLIPVFVLTFISWPIIIDPWERGVLVGIAYTFRLMGITIMAFGLMMTTKQRDLIRGFTKLGLPYEIGLAVLIALRYVPTIYALAQNVMDAQKSRGLELEKGNFLERAKKMTAVIIPLLVLTIRTAHELAIAMESRAFGASRKRTYLVDLKMKPIDYVALAIILGVALLYLGTRLLL; this is encoded by the coding sequence ATGATGTTCTCCCTATACCTTGAGAGGGATTCAATACTCCACTCCCTTGATCCAAGGGTAAAGATTATCGGAACTGCCATATTCATGACCATGGGGCTCATGATAAAGGATCCCATATACTCACCCCTTATCTTTGTATTTACCATTATTGGCCTTAAAATCTTGGGAAAAATTGAAGTTAAGGAACAATTAAAGGTTTTGAAGCCACTAATTCCGGTTTTTGTGCTAACATTTATCAGCTGGCCGATCATCATAGATCCCTGGGAAAGGGGAGTTTTGGTTGGCATAGCGTACACGTTCAGGCTAATGGGAATAACGATAATGGCCTTCGGCCTAATGATGACGACAAAGCAGAGAGACCTAATCAGGGGATTCACGAAGCTTGGGCTTCCGTACGAGATAGGGCTAGCCGTTTTAATTGCCCTAAGGTACGTACCGACGATATACGCCCTCGCCCAGAACGTTATGGACGCTCAAAAGAGCAGGGGGCTTGAGCTTGAGAAAGGGAACTTCCTCGAGAGGGCCAAAAAGATGACGGCCGTTATAATCCCCCTCTTGGTTCTCACGATAAGGACTGCACATGAGCTCGCTATAGCCATGGAGAGCAGGGCATTTGGAGCTTCAAGGAAAAGGACATACTTAGTTGACCTTAAGATGAAGCCAATAGATTATGTGGCCCTGGCAATCATTCTTGGGGTTGCCCTCCTCTACTTGGGAACAAGGCTTCTTCTTTAA
- a CDS encoding SPOUT family RNA methylase, with protein sequence MKFIVKTQMDMEAVAGNYIKEILPNAKVTIAPEGYPGIVIVEAEDENAFQKILEVPEVEKVYPVLVEVPATLEDIKSAAEEIVKHINDGESFAVRTKKRGKKDFSSVDVNVVLGARIKDLKNVEVNLSYPDKVVQVEIIGDKAYISVIPGEEYMKWKKYPKEKPDCRKLFKKLTIVQMPYWGDYKTARAFGEKIGRAAQAFEVKELIIAPKEKMNAYELMAFIRGVKEGQESRYQIQREAYPWQVEKVPVTVWDLYQVIRDKRRNRRLIIITDPKGPTLNEVKNKLAKDMYYAKEVVVFIGSREGIPVGLFRFADYVVDLAPYMTFATEHGIPATLVALWTIYEEELRRRGEVAGED encoded by the coding sequence ATGAAGTTCATCGTGAAGACCCAGATGGATATGGAGGCCGTTGCTGGGAACTACATCAAGGAGATCCTTCCCAACGCTAAGGTCACGATAGCTCCCGAGGGCTATCCTGGGATAGTTATAGTTGAGGCTGAAGATGAGAATGCCTTCCAAAAGATTCTGGAAGTTCCAGAGGTTGAGAAGGTCTATCCGGTCTTGGTAGAAGTTCCCGCAACCCTTGAGGATATAAAGTCGGCTGCCGAGGAGATAGTGAAGCACATAAACGATGGTGAGAGCTTTGCGGTTAGAACGAAGAAGAGAGGGAAGAAGGACTTCTCGAGTGTCGATGTAAATGTAGTGCTTGGTGCTAGAATCAAGGATCTCAAGAATGTTGAGGTGAACTTAAGCTACCCCGATAAGGTCGTTCAAGTCGAGATAATAGGGGACAAAGCGTACATCTCCGTGATCCCTGGGGAAGAGTACATGAAGTGGAAGAAGTATCCCAAGGAGAAGCCCGACTGCAGGAAGCTTTTTAAGAAACTGACGATAGTCCAGATGCCCTACTGGGGAGATTACAAGACCGCGAGGGCCTTCGGTGAGAAGATTGGAAGGGCTGCCCAGGCCTTTGAGGTTAAGGAACTCATAATTGCCCCTAAGGAGAAGATGAATGCTTACGAGCTAATGGCCTTCATAAGGGGGGTCAAGGAGGGGCAGGAGAGTAGGTATCAGATACAGAGGGAGGCTTATCCGTGGCAGGTTGAAAAGGTTCCGGTAACAGTTTGGGATCTGTATCAGGTCATAAGGGACAAGAGAAGGAACAGGAGGCTAATAATAATCACCGATCCAAAAGGCCCAACCCTAAATGAGGTAAAGAATAAGCTGGCAAAGGACATGTACTATGCAAAGGAAGTAGTGGTTTTCATAGGGTCAAGGGAAGGAATTCCGGTTGGCCTGTTCAGGTTCGCAGATTACGTCGTTGATTTGGCCCCTTACATGACGTTCGCGACTGAACACGGAATTCCAGCGACTTTAGTTGCCTTGTGGACGATCTATGAGGAAGAGCTCAGGAGGAGGGGAGAAGTTGCTGGAGAGGATTAA
- a CDS encoding DUF63 family protein, protein MFNLRDFLWNYFIRPMYTREGYNPINTVVYALIFGFAVIYTYKYIIKPLKIKVDERLFLAVTPMVIFGSTVRALVDGGVLKPNPWILTPGIFFTAFFLIVPVLFADVKLKMYPKLTIAWGAGLALYANYLLFKNVKCWEPYELTLLHTVVSFIVVLAFYRFKPFDRLYLYPVLAHYFDIASTVVAIHFYHYMEVHWIERHLVSWFGAYAYYPWITIILVAVYYILKTMVPDEEERNYWYLAIYILGLGPAIRDPAQMILQIACQ, encoded by the coding sequence ATGTTCAACCTTCGCGATTTCCTGTGGAACTACTTTATAAGGCCAATGTACACGAGGGAGGGATACAATCCGATAAATACAGTTGTCTATGCTTTAATCTTCGGCTTTGCCGTGATATACACTTACAAGTATATAATCAAACCCCTGAAGATAAAGGTTGATGAGAGATTATTTCTTGCCGTAACCCCAATGGTAATTTTTGGTTCCACCGTAAGGGCTTTGGTTGATGGGGGAGTATTAAAGCCAAACCCTTGGATTTTGACTCCGGGCATATTCTTCACGGCATTCTTCTTGATAGTCCCCGTTCTCTTCGCGGATGTCAAGCTGAAGATGTACCCAAAGCTTACAATAGCATGGGGTGCCGGACTGGCCCTCTACGCGAACTACCTCCTCTTCAAGAATGTGAAGTGCTGGGAGCCTTATGAGCTAACCTTACTCCACACGGTGGTAAGCTTTATTGTTGTTTTGGCATTTTACAGATTTAAGCCCTTTGACAGGCTCTACTTGTATCCAGTTTTAGCTCACTACTTTGATATAGCATCAACGGTCGTTGCAATTCACTTCTACCACTACATGGAGGTTCACTGGATTGAGAGGCACCTCGTCAGCTGGTTTGGAGCCTACGCTTACTATCCGTGGATAACCATAATACTCGTGGCCGTCTACTACATCCTTAAAACGATGGTTCCGGATGAGGAGGAGAGGAACTACTGGTACCTTGCCATATACATCCTGGGGCTTGGGCCTGCTATAAGGGATCCCGCTCAGATGATCTTGCAGATAGCCTGTCAATGA